One Burkholderia sp. PAMC 26561 genomic window carries:
- a CDS encoding UDP-2,3-diacylglucosamine diphosphatase yields the protein MTDLTHGLIDSMETAGAHATARPLFFISDLHLSDAIPKTVAAFEHFIEVTANDADSVFILGDLFEFWVGDDVLAACVQGPRAAFARRMTALMHTLSERGIGLYVMHGNRDFLLGKRFMRAAGAMSLPDPFVITAFGTRIVVAHGDALCTDDPAYQRFRRFARNQVAQQVFLSLPLKLRLSIAERMRSTSEDGRMRPVQAKYDVTRSAVAQLFASTGTHTMIHGHTHLPARHRENDGVRWVMPDWELDHGEPRGGYLRVDAEGIRALPL from the coding sequence ATGACTGACTTGACGCACGGCTTGATCGATTCAATGGAAACAGCGGGCGCGCATGCTACAGCGCGCCCGCTGTTTTTCATTTCCGATCTCCATCTGAGCGACGCCATTCCGAAGACGGTGGCGGCGTTCGAGCATTTCATCGAAGTGACGGCGAACGACGCAGACTCGGTTTTCATCCTCGGCGATCTGTTCGAATTCTGGGTTGGCGACGACGTGCTCGCGGCCTGCGTGCAAGGTCCGCGCGCGGCGTTCGCGCGGCGCATGACGGCGCTGATGCATACGTTGTCCGAGCGTGGCATCGGCTTGTACGTGATGCACGGAAATCGCGACTTCCTGCTCGGCAAGCGTTTCATGCGCGCGGCCGGCGCAATGTCGTTGCCCGATCCTTTCGTCATCACCGCATTCGGCACGCGGATCGTGGTCGCGCACGGCGACGCGCTTTGCACCGATGACCCCGCGTACCAGCGCTTTCGCCGTTTTGCGCGTAATCAGGTTGCGCAGCAGGTGTTCCTGAGCTTGCCGCTGAAGCTGCGGTTATCGATTGCGGAACGCATGCGGTCAACGAGCGAAGATGGACGGATGCGCCCCGTGCAGGCCAAATACGACGTGACGCGAAGCGCCGTGGCGCAGTTGTTCGCCAGCACCGGCACGCATACGATGATTCACGGCCACACGCACTTGCCCGCGCGGCATCGTGAAAACGATGGCGTCCGATGGGTCATGCCCGATTGGGAACTCGATCATGGCGAGCCACGCGGCGGTTATCTGCGCGTGGACGCCGAGGGAATCCGCGCGCTGCCGCTGTAA
- a CDS encoding peptidylprolyl isomerase: MVELHTNHGIIKIELNAEKAPKSVENFLNYVKKGHYDNTVFHRVIDGFMIQGGGFEPGMTQKPTDAPIDNEANNGLKNEVGSLAMARTNDPHSATAQFFINVGDNEFLNHTAPTSQGWGYAVFGKVVDGMDIVDKIRKVKTGSKGFHQDVPADDVVIEKAVVVGE; the protein is encoded by the coding sequence ATGGTCGAACTCCATACGAATCACGGCATCATCAAGATCGAACTGAACGCTGAAAAGGCGCCGAAGTCCGTCGAGAATTTCTTGAACTACGTCAAGAAAGGTCACTACGACAACACCGTGTTCCATCGCGTGATCGACGGTTTCATGATCCAGGGCGGCGGCTTCGAACCGGGCATGACGCAAAAGCCGACGGACGCACCCATCGACAACGAAGCGAACAATGGCCTGAAGAACGAAGTCGGTTCGCTCGCCATGGCACGCACGAACGATCCGCATTCGGCGACCGCGCAGTTCTTCATCAACGTGGGCGACAACGAGTTCCTGAACCACACGGCGCCGACGTCGCAGGGCTGGGGTTATGCGGTGTTCGGCAAGGTCGTGGACGGCATGGATATCGTCGACAAGATCCGCAAGGTGAAGACCGGCTCGAAGGGTTTTCATCAGGACGTGCCGGCGGATGACGTCGTGATCGAGAAGGCTGTTGTAGTCGGTGAATGA
- the tilS gene encoding tRNA lysidine(34) synthetase TilS, with product MTSDTETPASRLVIDAVRAALADVSTSTDSPIAVAFSGGLDSTTLLDAAVRCAGQARVIALHVHHGLSPNADAWAGHCHAFARGLGVRFVSRQVDVVREGGESLEAAARDARYRALDALCEEQGATTLWLAHHADDQAETVLLQLLRGAGVAGLAAMAPQRADGLSVPRVRPLLHVLKAQLEHYAHQRDLRWIDDESNADTRYARNALRHDVLPALAVHFPGFRDALARTASHAASAQRLLDDLARIDLQSAAHPDDENALMSSAVLMLDDERAINLLRYWMRVLGLQAASTARIGEILRQLRDAAASRDGHALRIDHAGQCLRVYRDSMFWETGDSADPADLDNGASSPRAASRLDWNGESVWRLPQWRGTFVFSPVTDDDTDTAGSVSEATLRLSPLTARSRAGGERVRISANGPSRTLKNLFQEQGVPGWKRDVPLLFSGETLLFVPLIGINRACERPGSETGPRWRIAWQPDLVIA from the coding sequence GTGACCTCCGACACTGAAACTCCCGCCAGCCGCCTCGTGATCGATGCGGTGCGCGCGGCGTTAGCCGACGTGTCGACTTCCACCGACAGTCCCATCGCCGTTGCTTTCAGCGGCGGTCTTGATTCCACCACGCTGCTCGATGCCGCCGTGCGTTGCGCGGGACAGGCTCGCGTCATCGCGTTGCACGTTCATCATGGCCTGAGCCCCAATGCCGATGCGTGGGCCGGGCATTGTCATGCGTTCGCCCGCGGGCTGGGCGTGCGGTTTGTATCGCGCCAGGTCGATGTCGTGCGTGAAGGTGGCGAGAGTCTCGAAGCGGCGGCGAGAGATGCGCGTTATCGAGCGCTCGATGCCTTATGTGAAGAGCAGGGCGCCACCACGCTCTGGCTTGCGCATCACGCCGACGATCAGGCGGAAACCGTGTTGCTGCAACTGCTGCGCGGCGCCGGTGTGGCGGGGCTCGCCGCCATGGCGCCACAACGCGCCGACGGTCTTTCCGTGCCGCGTGTCCGGCCCTTGCTGCATGTGTTGAAAGCGCAGCTCGAGCACTATGCGCATCAGCGGGATCTGCGCTGGATCGACGACGAATCCAACGCCGATACCCGTTATGCGCGCAACGCGTTGCGCCACGATGTCCTTCCCGCGCTCGCCGTGCATTTCCCCGGTTTTCGCGATGCACTTGCGCGCACGGCGTCGCACGCGGCGTCGGCACAACGCCTGCTGGATGATCTTGCGCGCATCGATTTGCAATCGGCCGCCCATCCCGACGATGAAAACGCATTGATGTCATCGGCTGTGCTCATGCTCGACGATGAACGCGCGATCAACCTCTTGCGCTACTGGATGCGCGTGCTTGGACTGCAGGCGGCATCGACGGCGCGTATTGGCGAGATCCTCCGCCAGTTGCGCGATGCCGCGGCTTCCCGCGACGGTCATGCGTTGCGCATCGATCATGCGGGACAGTGTTTGCGGGTGTACCGGGATTCCATGTTCTGGGAGACGGGTGACAGCGCCGATCCGGCAGATCTCGACAACGGCGCATCATCACCGCGCGCGGCAAGCAGACTCGACTGGAATGGCGAGAGCGTGTGGCGCTTGCCGCAGTGGCGCGGGACTTTCGTGTTCTCGCCAGTGACCGACGACGACACCGATACTGCCGGCTCCGTTTCCGAAGCCACTCTGCGCCTGAGCCCGCTCACCGCACGTTCGCGTGCGGGCGGCGAGCGAGTGAGGATATCGGCAAATGGGCCGAGCCGCACGCTCAAAAACCTGTTTCAGGAGCAGGGAGTGCCGGGATGGAAGCGCGACGTGCCGCTTCTCTTTTCAGGCGAGACTCTTTTGTTCGTGCCGCTGATCGGGATCAACCGCGCGTGCGAGCGACCCGGCAGCGAAACCGGCCCCCGCTGGCGTATCGCGTGGCAACCGGATCTGGTGATCGCCTGA
- a CDS encoding peptidylprolyl isomerase, whose translation MKSLLLALGSAALIAQAPAFAQSSPAAAHPNVLLKTSQGEIKVELYPEKAPKSVANFLDYVKSGQYNGTIFHRVIPGFMIQGGGYTTSFAEKPTRAPIPLESKNGLKNSTGTLAMARTSDPNSATSQFFINTVDNTGLDYPNGDGNGYAVFGKVVSGMDVVKKIEATPTTTRGPMGDVPQSNVVIESASVVGK comes from the coding sequence ATGAAAAGTTTGTTGTTGGCGCTCGGCAGCGCTGCACTCATTGCCCAGGCGCCTGCTTTTGCCCAGTCGTCGCCGGCGGCCGCTCATCCGAACGTGCTGCTCAAGACATCGCAAGGCGAAATCAAGGTCGAGCTTTATCCTGAAAAGGCGCCGAAGAGCGTCGCCAACTTTCTCGATTATGTGAAGTCCGGCCAGTACAACGGAACGATCTTTCATCGTGTGATTCCAGGCTTCATGATCCAGGGCGGCGGCTATACCACGAGCTTCGCTGAGAAGCCCACGCGCGCGCCCATTCCGCTTGAAAGCAAGAACGGCTTGAAGAACAGCACCGGCACCCTCGCGATGGCCCGCACGAGCGATCCGAACTCGGCCACGTCGCAGTTCTTCATCAATACCGTCGATAACACCGGCCTCGATTACCCCAACGGCGACGGCAACGGTTATGCCGTATTCGGCAAGGTCGTCTCCGGCATGGACGTGGTCAAGAAGATCGAAGCTACGCCCACCACCACGCGCGGTCCCATGGGCGATGTGCCGCAATCGAACGTCGTGATCGAGTCCGCCAGCGTGGTCGGAAAGTAA
- the cysS gene encoding cysteine--tRNA ligase translates to MNSLRIYNTLARDKQAFVPLRAGEVRMYVCGITVYDYCHVGHARMMIVFDIVQRWLRTIGYDVTYVRNITDIDDKIIRRAVENGESIKALTTRFIQAMYDDLDALGVERPDHEPRATDFVPQMLGMIQTLVNNGYAYQASDGDVNYAVRKFEGYGKLSGKSIEDLRAGERVASNDAKLDPLDFVLWKRAKEGEPPDTGWDSAWGRGRPGWHIECSAMGCTLLGERFDIHGGGQDLQFPHHENEIAQSEAATGVRFVNYWLHNGFVQIDSEKMSKSLGNFFTIREVLEKFDAEVVRFFIARAHYRSPLNYSDVHIDDARGALTRLYTALKDVNPDTNLLDWNEAHAQRFQAAMNDDFNTPVAVAVLFELASEVNRSRDAVLARQLKSLGGVLGLLQREPRAFLQDAPGSSRNNGEEGAAGLTPLDIETKIAARVAAKKAKNYAEADRIRAELLEAGIALEDKPGGSTEWRRN, encoded by the coding sequence ATGAACTCATTGCGCATCTACAACACGCTCGCGCGTGACAAGCAAGCTTTTGTGCCGCTCCGTGCAGGAGAAGTGCGCATGTATGTCTGCGGAATCACGGTGTACGACTACTGTCACGTCGGGCATGCACGCATGATGATCGTGTTCGACATCGTTCAGCGCTGGCTTCGTACGATCGGCTATGACGTGACCTACGTGCGCAACATCACGGACATCGACGACAAGATCATTCGGCGCGCCGTGGAAAACGGCGAATCGATCAAGGCGCTCACCACGCGATTCATTCAGGCCATGTATGACGATCTCGATGCCCTCGGTGTCGAGCGCCCCGACCACGAGCCGCGTGCAACCGATTTCGTGCCGCAGATGCTCGGCATGATCCAGACCCTCGTGAACAACGGCTACGCCTATCAAGCAAGCGACGGCGATGTGAACTATGCGGTGCGCAAATTCGAGGGCTACGGCAAGCTGTCGGGCAAGTCGATCGAGGACTTGCGCGCGGGCGAACGCGTGGCGTCGAACGACGCGAAGCTGGACCCGCTCGACTTCGTATTGTGGAAACGCGCGAAAGAGGGCGAACCGCCCGACACGGGCTGGGACTCTGCATGGGGACGCGGGCGGCCGGGCTGGCACATCGAATGTTCGGCCATGGGCTGCACGTTGCTCGGCGAGCGTTTCGACATTCACGGCGGCGGCCAGGACCTGCAGTTTCCGCACCATGAGAATGAAATTGCGCAGAGCGAGGCGGCGACCGGCGTTCGGTTCGTGAACTACTGGTTGCACAACGGCTTCGTGCAGATCGACAGCGAAAAGATGTCGAAGTCGCTTGGCAACTTCTTCACCATTCGCGAAGTCCTTGAAAAATTCGATGCAGAAGTCGTGCGGTTTTTTATTGCACGGGCACACTATCGGTCGCCGCTCAATTACAGCGACGTACATATAGATGATGCACGTGGGGCGCTCACGCGCTTGTACACTGCGCTGAAAGATGTGAACCCGGATACGAATCTGCTCGACTGGAACGAGGCACATGCGCAGCGTTTCCAGGCAGCCATGAACGACGACTTCAATACACCCGTGGCTGTTGCCGTGCTGTTCGAACTGGCGAGCGAAGTGAACCGCTCACGGGATGCCGTGCTCGCGCGTCAGTTGAAGTCGCTTGGCGGCGTGCTCGGCTTGTTGCAGCGCGAGCCGCGTGCGTTCCTTCAGGATGCGCCGGGCAGCAGCAGGAACAACGGCGAGGAGGGCGCTGCCGGCCTCACGCCTCTTGATATCGAAACGAAGATCGCTGCTCGCGTTGCTGCGAAAAAAGCGAAGAACTATGCCGAAGCAGACCGGATTCGCGCTGAGTTGCTCGAGGCCGGAATTGCACTTGAAGACAAACCGGGTGGGTCGACCGAATGGCGTCGTAACTGA
- the cysE gene encoding serine O-acetyltransferase has protein sequence MFSRLRENIAAIRERDPAARSAWEVVTCYPGFHAVVLHRIAHASWVSGGRWFGRFVSQFARFLTGIEIHPGATLGRRVFIDHGMGVVIGETAVIGDECTIYQGVTLGGTSLERGAKRHPTLERGVIVGAGAKVLGGFTVGADAKIGSNAVVVKPVPAGGTAVGNPARVVMPATAKPVEKDCTPERSAFCAYGITPNADDPVSLAIHGLIDHASTQTHRVDEIVAALDKLGTRIDAISGVDNAAFIDLKRLSDVMKGEAARR, from the coding sequence ATGTTCAGCCGACTTCGTGAAAACATTGCCGCCATCCGCGAGCGCGATCCCGCCGCCCGCAGCGCCTGGGAAGTCGTGACGTGTTACCCGGGCTTTCACGCTGTCGTGCTGCACCGGATCGCGCATGCGTCGTGGGTGTCAGGCGGGCGCTGGTTCGGGCGCTTCGTCTCGCAGTTCGCGCGTTTCTTGACAGGCATCGAGATCCATCCGGGCGCGACGCTCGGTCGACGCGTGTTTATCGATCACGGGATGGGCGTGGTTATCGGGGAAACAGCGGTTATCGGCGATGAATGCACGATCTACCAGGGCGTCACGCTCGGTGGCACGTCGCTCGAGCGCGGCGCGAAACGGCATCCGACGCTCGAACGGGGCGTGATCGTCGGCGCGGGCGCGAAAGTGCTCGGCGGATTTACGGTCGGCGCTGACGCGAAGATCGGTTCGAACGCGGTCGTGGTGAAGCCCGTTCCGGCGGGCGGAACGGCGGTGGGCAATCCGGCGCGCGTTGTCATGCCGGCGACCGCGAAGCCCGTTGAGAAAGACTGCACGCCCGAGCGTTCCGCCTTTTGCGCGTACGGAATCACGCCGAACGCCGATGACCCCGTCTCGCTCGCCATTCACGGCCTGATCGATCATGCGTCGACGCAAACGCACCGGGTGGATGAGATCGTCGCGGCGCTGGACAAGCTGGGTACACGCATCGATGCCATCAGCGGCGTGGATAACGCGGCGTTCATCGACTTGAAGCGGCTTTCGGATGTGATGAAAGGCGAAGCGGCGCGTCGTTAG
- a CDS encoding DNA-3-methyladenine glycosylase family protein: protein MATARKTPAKRAASGSTAATETTATRRANVKTSTASKPLAKRLNGAADGAAGKTASKKRAVNGAAHEDVSKANAANGATRARKTVHTGALKASPKTANGDAARAIDVKVNEADLAAESSQALVRDPQADGAIVRKSRAITAEKSVPVQTPGLAPEAARPEYWEKACADLVKRDRILKKLIPKFGPVHLVNRDDPFTTLARSVVGQQISVASAQAIWKRVEVTCPTLAPQQFIKVGPAKLQSCGLSKRKSEYILDVAQHFVSGALHVDSWTSMEDEAVIAELTQIRGIGRWTAEMFLIFNLSRPDVLPLDDLGLIQAISVNYFSGEPVTRSEAREVAANWEPWRTVATWYMWRSLYPVPADH from the coding sequence ATGGCAACGGCCAGAAAGACGCCGGCTAAACGAGCCGCGTCCGGAAGTACCGCAGCGACCGAAACAACGGCTACGCGGCGTGCAAATGTAAAGACATCGACGGCGTCCAAGCCCTTGGCCAAGCGGCTCAATGGCGCGGCCGACGGCGCGGCGGGCAAGACGGCATCGAAGAAACGCGCGGTCAACGGCGCCGCGCATGAAGACGTGTCAAAAGCAAATGCAGCGAATGGCGCGACTCGGGCACGCAAGACTGTGCATACGGGCGCGCTTAAGGCGTCGCCGAAGACAGCGAACGGCGACGCGGCCAGGGCGATCGATGTCAAGGTCAACGAAGCCGATCTCGCTGCAGAGTCTTCGCAAGCGCTCGTGCGCGATCCCCAGGCTGATGGCGCGATCGTCCGAAAGTCGCGCGCCATCACTGCGGAAAAATCGGTCCCGGTGCAAACACCCGGGCTTGCCCCGGAAGCCGCCCGTCCCGAGTATTGGGAAAAAGCGTGCGCGGATCTGGTCAAGCGCGACCGGATCCTCAAGAAGCTGATTCCGAAGTTCGGCCCGGTGCACCTCGTGAATCGCGATGATCCGTTCACCACGCTCGCGCGTTCTGTCGTCGGCCAGCAGATTTCGGTGGCCTCCGCGCAAGCCATCTGGAAACGCGTGGAGGTGACGTGCCCCACGCTCGCGCCGCAGCAGTTCATCAAGGTCGGTCCGGCGAAGCTGCAGTCGTGCGGGTTATCGAAGAGAAAGTCCGAGTACATTCTCGATGTCGCCCAGCATTTCGTGTCGGGCGCATTGCACGTGGATAGCTGGACGTCGATGGAAGACGAAGCCGTGATCGCGGAGTTGACGCAGATTCGCGGCATTGGCCGCTGGACCGCGGAAATGTTCCTGATCTTCAACCTGTCGCGCCCGGACGTCCTGCCGCTCGACGACCTCGGCCTGATCCAGGCCATCAGCGTCAACTATTTCAGCGGCGAACCTGTCACACGCAGCGAAGCGCGCGAAGTCGCGGCCAACTGGGAGCCGTGGCGCACCGTCGCGACGTGGTACATGTGGCGCAGCCTTTATCCAGTGCCCGCCGATCACTAA
- a CDS encoding inositol monophosphatase family protein, protein MHPMLNIAVKAARRAGQIINRASLDLDRIQVSKKQHNDFVTEVDKASEAAIIETLTTAYPKHSILAEESGELDKESEFQWIIDPLDGTTNFIHGFQYYCVSIALAHKGIITQAVVYDPTRNDLFTASRGSGAYLNERRIRVGKLDRLGDALVGTGFPFREGDGLEAYSKLFTQMTEACAGLRRPGAAALDLANVAAGRLDAFFEQGIKAWDVAAGSLLITEAGGLVGNYTGESDFLHKSEIVAANPKVYAQMIKILDPFTTTRTSA, encoded by the coding sequence ATGCATCCGATGCTCAATATTGCTGTCAAGGCCGCTCGCCGCGCCGGACAGATCATCAACCGCGCGTCGCTCGATCTGGACCGGATCCAGGTCAGCAAGAAGCAGCACAACGACTTCGTGACGGAAGTCGACAAGGCGTCGGAAGCCGCGATCATCGAAACGCTGACGACTGCTTATCCGAAGCATTCCATCCTCGCCGAGGAATCCGGCGAACTGGACAAGGAATCCGAATTCCAGTGGATCATCGATCCGCTCGACGGCACGACCAACTTCATCCACGGTTTTCAGTATTACTGCGTTTCCATTGCGCTTGCCCACAAGGGCATCATCACGCAGGCCGTCGTCTACGATCCCACTCGCAATGACCTTTTCACCGCCTCGCGCGGTTCGGGCGCTTACCTGAACGAGCGGCGCATCCGCGTGGGCAAGCTGGATCGTCTCGGCGACGCCCTCGTTGGCACCGGCTTCCCGTTTCGCGAAGGTGACGGTCTGGAAGCCTACAGCAAGCTTTTCACGCAAATGACCGAAGCGTGCGCCGGATTGCGTCGTCCGGGCGCGGCCGCGCTCGATCTGGCCAACGTGGCCGCAGGCCGTCTCGATGCGTTTTTTGAACAAGGTATCAAGGCGTGGGACGTGGCGGCGGGCAGCCTGCTGATCACGGAAGCCGGCGGACTGGTCGGCAACTACACCGGCGAATCCGACTTCCTGCACAAGAGCGAGATTGTCGCGGCGAACCCTAAGGTGTACGCGCAAATGATCAAGATCCTCGATCCCTTCACGACCACGCGCACGAGCGCGTAA
- a CDS encoding tetratricopeptide repeat protein produces MGRSITFRNEPMKPTSRRVPSVAKLAATALATAAFGLGATLWPVMPALAQVSTATADDTPAIDTAIAQKQWQSALIQLDARLATNPRDVQAKFKRATVLARLNRDDEAITAFTELTQTYPELPEPYNNLAALYAKEGRYDEARVALETATKANPSYALAYENLGDLYLRLASESYKRAQTLGSRSPLTAQRVGDIQKIVSPPPRRRPEAAAAAAAAASGASGVPAASAPVAASSAATSNNGDWNAPNSGTTGSSSSSTDMSAPLYSPFGGPSVPLSNTPYFAPSKP; encoded by the coding sequence ATGGGCCGGAGTATAACATTCAGAAACGAGCCTATGAAACCTACCAGCCGCCGCGTACCAAGCGTTGCCAAGCTCGCGGCGACCGCACTTGCAACTGCCGCTTTCGGACTTGGCGCAACTTTGTGGCCGGTCATGCCGGCGCTTGCGCAAGTCTCCACCGCCACTGCAGATGACACGCCCGCCATCGACACCGCTATTGCGCAGAAGCAATGGCAAAGCGCGCTCATCCAGCTCGACGCGCGCCTCGCGACCAATCCGCGCGACGTGCAGGCAAAGTTCAAGCGCGCCACCGTCCTCGCGCGCCTGAACCGGGACGATGAAGCCATCACGGCCTTCACCGAACTCACGCAAACGTATCCGGAGTTGCCCGAGCCGTATAACAATCTCGCTGCGCTTTACGCGAAGGAAGGCCGTTATGACGAAGCGCGCGTTGCGCTTGAAACCGCAACGAAGGCCAATCCAAGCTACGCGCTTGCGTATGAGAACCTGGGCGATCTTTATCTGCGTCTCGCAAGCGAATCGTACAAGCGCGCTCAGACGCTCGGCTCGAGAAGCCCGCTGACCGCGCAGCGCGTGGGCGATATTCAAAAGATCGTTTCACCTCCGCCGCGGCGTCGTCCGGAAGCGGCTGCTGCAGCAGCGGCGGCAGCTTCAGGCGCATCGGGTGTGCCGGCGGCTTCGGCGCCTGTAGCGGCTTCATCGGCGGCGACGTCAAACAACGGTGACTGGAACGCGCCGAATTCGGGCACGACAGGCTCGTCCTCGTCATCCACGGACATGTCCGCACCGCTTTATTCGCCGTTCGGCGGACCCAGCGTGCCGCTCTCGAACACGCCTTATTTCGCACCTTCCAAACCGTGA
- a CDS encoding RNA methyltransferase, with protein sequence MTTNSSPDQPGDAFSSTRFVLVEPSHPGNVGAAARALKTMGFSRLIVVAPKIPFVTREPEAIAMASGADGVLASAQVVETLTDALSGVHWSIALTARTREYGPPQMAPRAAVGKACEQGEGGGAIALVFGNERVGLSNADVERCSALAHIPANPAYSSLNLAQAVQVLAYELRLALLERTEVPAASVPSAAASAPSDEIEGMYAHLEQALVALDFLDPANPKKLMSRLRRLFSRSGLEHEEVNILRGIAKHILLRVKR encoded by the coding sequence GTGACCACGAACTCTTCCCCGGATCAACCCGGCGACGCCTTCTCATCGACCCGGTTCGTGCTCGTCGAGCCGAGCCATCCAGGCAATGTCGGCGCAGCGGCGCGCGCGCTCAAGACCATGGGATTTTCCCGGCTGATCGTGGTCGCGCCGAAAATCCCGTTCGTCACCCGCGAACCCGAAGCCATCGCGATGGCCTCGGGCGCCGATGGCGTGCTGGCATCAGCGCAAGTCGTCGAAACACTCACCGATGCACTCAGCGGCGTCCATTGGTCCATCGCGCTCACGGCCCGCACGCGGGAATACGGACCGCCGCAAATGGCGCCGCGCGCAGCCGTTGGAAAAGCCTGCGAGCAGGGCGAGGGCGGCGGCGCGATTGCGCTGGTGTTCGGCAACGAGCGCGTGGGGTTGTCGAACGCGGATGTCGAGCGATGCAGCGCGCTTGCACATATTCCGGCCAATCCGGCGTACAGCTCGCTCAATCTCGCGCAGGCGGTCCAGGTCCTGGCTTATGAGTTGCGGCTTGCGCTGCTCGAGCGTACTGAAGTGCCTGCCGCTTCGGTCCCGAGCGCCGCGGCCAGCGCGCCAAGCGACGAGATCGAAGGCATGTACGCGCATCTCGAACAGGCGCTGGTCGCGCTCGATTTCCTCGATCCGGCCAACCCGAAGAAGCTGATGTCGCGTTTGAGGCGCCTCTTTTCGCGCTCGGGGCTGGAGCACGAAGAAGTGAATATCCTGCGCGGAATCGCCAAGCACATTCTTCTGCGGGTCAAGCGCTGA
- a CDS encoding acetyl-CoA carboxylase carboxyltransferase subunit alpha, giving the protein MKTTFLDFEQPIAELEAKIEELRFVQDDSAVDISEEIERLSKKSQQLTKDLYANLTPWQVSQIARHPQRPYTLDYVNELFTDFHELHGDRSYADDLAIVGGLARFNGQACMVIGQQKGRDTKERAARNFGMPRPEGYRKAERLMRLAEKFGLPIFTFIDTPGAYPGIGAEERGQSEAIGRNLYVMAELKTPIIATIIGEGGSGGALAIAVADSVLMLQFSTYSVISPEGCASILWKSAAKAPEAAEALGLTAHRLKALGLIDKIVNEPLGGAHRDPKGMAALLRRALADTLRQFHGMNALDVRARRFDKLMAYGKFKENLPGA; this is encoded by the coding sequence ATGAAGACCACTTTTCTGGATTTCGAACAGCCGATCGCTGAACTCGAAGCGAAGATCGAAGAATTGCGCTTTGTTCAGGACGATTCCGCTGTCGATATCTCGGAAGAAATCGAGCGGCTTTCGAAGAAGAGCCAGCAGCTCACGAAAGACCTGTACGCAAACCTGACCCCATGGCAGGTTTCGCAGATCGCGCGGCATCCGCAGCGTCCGTACACACTCGACTATGTGAACGAGCTTTTCACCGACTTCCACGAACTGCACGGCGACCGCTCATATGCCGACGACCTGGCCATTGTCGGCGGCCTCGCGCGTTTCAACGGCCAGGCCTGCATGGTGATCGGCCAGCAAAAAGGGCGTGACACCAAGGAGCGCGCCGCGCGTAATTTCGGCATGCCGCGTCCGGAGGGGTATCGGAAAGCCGAGCGCCTGATGCGTCTCGCTGAAAAATTCGGGCTGCCGATTTTCACGTTCATCGATACACCCGGCGCCTATCCCGGCATCGGCGCCGAAGAGCGCGGCCAGTCGGAAGCGATCGGGCGCAATCTGTATGTGATGGCCGAGCTGAAGACGCCGATCATTGCGACGATCATCGGCGAAGGCGGCTCCGGCGGCGCGTTGGCAATTGCCGTTGCGGACAGCGTGCTGATGCTGCAGTTCTCTACCTACTCGGTGATTTCGCCGGAAGGCTGCGCGTCGATCTTGTGGAAGAGCGCGGCGAAGGCGCCGGAAGCAGCCGAAGCGCTTGGTTTGACTGCGCACCGGTTGAAGGCGCTCGGTCTGATCGACAAGATCGTGAACGAGCCGCTTGGCGGCGCGCATCGCGATCCGAAGGGCATGGCCGCGTTGCTGCGCCGTGCGTTGGCTGACACGCTGCGTCAGTTCCACGGCATGAACGCACTCGACGTCCGCGCACGCCGGTTCGACAAGCTGATGGCCTACGGCAAGTTCAAGGAAAACCTGCCGGGTGCGTGA